From the Gloeomargarita sp. SKYB120 genome, one window contains:
- a CDS encoding alpha/beta fold hydrolase, giving the protein MKPVVLLPGYLAGWEPYTDLVKAARAFGVDLHVVPLRWWDWLPTLGGRPVTPILEALDQTVRRVQQQYGGEKITLIGHSAGGWIGRIYLGDKPYEGRVWAGVERVERLLTLGTPHRSQERWTRRNLEFVNTAYPGAYYPQVTYICIAGHAVQGRPWTFTYESYRLTVGQGDVWGDGITPVAAAHLEGAMNLTLTGVWHSPRSPGPWYGAPDVLPQWLPLVTADPVPKR; this is encoded by the coding sequence ATGAAACCGGTGGTCCTGCTGCCCGGTTATCTGGCCGGTTGGGAACCCTATACCGACCTGGTGAAAGCCGCGCGAGCGTTTGGCGTGGATTTGCACGTGGTGCCCTTGCGCTGGTGGGATTGGCTGCCGACGCTGGGCGGACGACCCGTAACCCCTATACTCGAAGCCCTGGACCAAACCGTGCGCCGTGTCCAGCAGCAGTACGGCGGGGAGAAAATCACGCTCATCGGTCACTCCGCAGGAGGGTGGATTGGCCGGATTTATCTGGGGGATAAACCCTACGAAGGGCGCGTTTGGGCCGGTGTAGAGCGGGTGGAACGTTTACTCACGCTCGGCACACCCCATCGCAGCCAAGAACGCTGGACCCGCCGGAATCTAGAGTTTGTGAACACGGCTTACCCTGGCGCTTACTACCCGCAGGTGACGTACATTTGCATTGCCGGTCACGCCGTGCAGGGGCGACCCTGGACCTTTACCTACGAGAGTTACCGCCTGACGGTGGGGCAAGGGGACGTGTGGGGGGACGGCATTACGCCAGTCGCTGCTGCCCATCTGGAAGGGGCGATGAACCTGACGTTAACCGGTGTCTGGCATTCCCCCCGTTCGCCAGGCCCTTGGTATGGCGCTCCCGACGTTTTACCCCAATGGCTTCCCCTGGTTACTGCCGATCCCGTCCCGAAACGTTAA